Genomic DNA from Planctomycetia bacterium:
TGGAAGAGAACAATCGCGATGACCGCACTGCCGATGCCGACTACCGACCACAATAGTCAATCGTTCGCGCGATCTCTGATTTAAGATCGCAGCGCCGGACGATCCGGTCAATGAAGCCGTGCTGCAACAGGAATTCGCTGGTTTGAAAACCCTTGGGAAGCGGCGTCCGGATAGTGGCTTCGATGGTCCGCGGCCCGGCGAAACCGATCAAAGCCTTGGGCTCGGCGAAGATCAGATCCCCCAGCGAAGCGAAACTCGCGGCCACGCCCCCCATCGTCGGGTTGGTCAGCACGGAGATAAACAGCCCGCCGACTTCATGAAACCGAGCCAGCGCTGCCGAAACCTTCGCCATCTGCATCAGCGACAGGATGCCTTCGTGCATCCGGGCCCCACCGCCGGACCCGGAAATCACGATCAGCGGCAGTCGTTGTTCCGTGGCTCGTTCGATGGTTCGGGCAAGCTTCTCGCCGACGACCGAGCCCATGCTTCCCATGATGAACGCCGAATCGGTCACCCCGAACGCCACGCGCCGGGCGCGGACCATGCCGGTGCCGACTAACGCCGCGTCGCGCAGCCCAGTTCGGGCTTGCTCAGCGGCCAGGCGTTCTCGGTAGGGCTTCTTGTCGACGAAATCGAGTGGATCGGTCGGCTCCAATTCCATGAACCATTCTTCGAAGGTGCCGTCGTCCAACACCTGTCGCACACGATCCCGGGCGGAAACGTACCAGTGGTAGTCGCACTCCGGGCAGACGTCGAGGCGCTTCTCGATGTCGCGCTTGAAGATCGTTTGCTGGCAACCCGGGCAGCGGCGCCACAGCCCTTCGGGCACGCCACGTTTCGGACGTCGTGTCGTCATAGGGGTCGTAGCGACATCAAGATTGCCGGTCGACATGGAGACATCCCGGCCGGGCGGACGCCCGACGCATGGTCGCTGAAATCA
This window encodes:
- the accD gene encoding acetyl-CoA carboxylase, carboxyltransferase subunit beta, which codes for MTTRRPKRGVPEGLWRRCPGCQQTIFKRDIEKRLDVCPECDYHWYVSARDRVRQVLDDGTFEEWFMELEPTDPLDFVDKKPYRERLAAEQARTGLRDAALVGTGMVRARRVAFGVTDSAFIMGSMGSVVGEKLARTIERATEQRLPLIVISGSGGGARMHEGILSLMQMAKVSAALARFHEVGGLFISVLTNPTMGGVAASFASLGDLIFAEPKALIGFAGPRTIEATIRTPLPKGFQTSEFLLQHGFIDRIVRRCDLKSEIARTIDYCGR